The Lucilia cuprina isolate Lc7/37 chromosome 5, ASM2204524v1, whole genome shotgun sequence genome includes a window with the following:
- the LOC111675059 gene encoding uncharacterized protein LOC111675059, with product MEHCREGLNFVPLLTQSATPPCSCRSRISLNKERSQRSLICYNGNYEGDSSMFKEKLYELEHLSLVDTESDTDIPKEHTERSSFMAKHNNERSTIAWRLLQFSMQQFLKPEIREKLSDKIENFMKSSLYKRLLKWWTFLSLIFTYIFYITLILWKHLSVLSNFFWKKRVVFRNLLRRLLWWLTLAKCNDLSLFILILITSPVLLILSVCGLFIALFNGIRNSFHYWSYYMNKI from the exons ATGGAACATTGTCGAGAGGGACTAAATTTTGTGCCTTTACTAACGCAAAGTGCAACACCACCCTGCAGTTGTAGATCACGCATAAGTCTCAACAAAGAACG ATCACAACGATCTCTAATTTGTTACAATGGTAATTACGAAGGTGATAGCAgcatgtttaaagaaaaactttacgaATTGGAACATTTAAGTTTAGTGGACACAGAAAGTGATACCGACATTCCAAAGGAACACACCGAACGTTCTTCATTCATGGCAAAACACAATAATGAAAGATCAACTATAGCTTGGCGtcttttacaattttctatgcAGCAGTTTTTAAAACCCGAAATAAGGGAAAAACTTTctgataaaatagaaaatttcatgaaaagttCTTTGTATAAGAGATTGTTGAAATGGTGGACATTTTTATCACTAATATTTacctatattttctatataactttaattttatggaAACATTTGTCCGTATTAAGCAATTTCTTTTGGAAGAAACGTGTTGTATTTCGTAACTTATTACGACGTTTACTGTGGTGGCTAACATTGGCCAAATGTAATGATCtatctttatttatattgatattgATCACTTCACCTGTTTTACTTATTCTATCGGTATGTGGTCTGTTTATAGCGCTTTTTAACGGTATTAGAAATAGTTTTCATTATTGGTCATATtatatgaacaaaatttaa
- the LOC111675042 gene encoding putative uncharacterized protein DDB_G0277255, which translates to MDPIPSYDLLQAIDPTKIKVPISDRFAKLTLSSNKKKQQQNDAEKQKEIQRQRDSVSRDISKQFVEENKENQEKSQQNPLLRSESSKDTGECNNSVTEDEGEELTMDPLQVSQDYDNPTQVAHEVDLLSQQIASLEVQSRPISLSSGSTCDLSEHSQLVSTESQRSSSSGANNIHIIQHIPINVKEALEETIALNLNSSSNSKLEKTYEMTDDDEVDEDEAITISDTSESHHEQQEQDVMTTSSLPSNSVTSDLILPSLTDDKAERVAAFLRDVSLERHAMVEQGNLVLNDTVDQILDNREIDKIQETLAKSRQIATADTESMTPDGEEEFTSKSQQEREKRLNALEDSIGKASSNQDNLDILTESDEETSPKQLSCDKNIRRLAHDETQDNTVMSEVEKVTDVEKTPKVVINHKTHFTSRSAKTRENNNVFRMANDETQCNTEFSLNEEDNQTPKAHNNNKDNPHRLANLETEDITIPCLTEQYLTDDYNKDNSRRLANLETEEEQQPMSEQKTKETDDARRLVNDDTIANSIMTGDLGQQSLVYNYTQDYKTPEKRGDMRNNSSISIHSTPHSSADSGHKQDSFASIINSSAEVNATAPELSITISETDDEESFEQKSHSAAAAAPSPKSENSDNKKLSNSFHREESSDESEEDDDQMSQIQMSMANINISAKISIKIHIPSTETSEDDEGSERKSLQSNEQQQSEHANNSQEVPEEAKDQSVESENDNEHSIETIDQSKETDEPEIHCKQKQFKPTNPQEEEEIIESPNKSSDSVEIVEDEKFLTEAEKLLTQLYGKSWQTPDVIRTLKRSSQSGDKNSNNSKTSNSSRKKNDVKSSKEKNSNHKAAVEESILDDFSIFRRNIVKTNLDSTRLATPKSSALTKEVSTEPRNSKKPLIQKETTKPMPQTERRVFRPPVAKVVINKGRVDNGRWRQLIDDDSNSEGDNASDDDDADESWSKNASEIELDNSDSDCENSPRPRGRNNKKTNTSKGRSNKSNILTKKLNKSKEGEIVYLDLSKEEVEVQDEVPESPPANHDVTFATRLQDILKTCRHEDKAKLPSSTKKTKRKLFTPNFGDDEFEAATAALPKEDEKEKIKETATKTINRNNNEVEEVLEDNGNCPFDSQGRPKVLDLFNKQLESVKTGKPIFQLTPSPKKKTTSGSTTKTDKNTKTSASVTPKSKSNTETATFKTPLTVKSKAPAKALHELCQTPDYKYSFLKSLDVTVSKTLCHPDALYYRDNYRNKKEDLSRILYDMYNEKLFKNQLNVPITWNKKLSNTAGRCLNKKKMGIRSSVIELSDKVLTSADRLRCTLIHELCHAATWIFNGEGGHGSTWKEWARRANATFPEIPKIGVCHQYDIEYKYTYKCTLCAAKSHAHSKSKKVENIRCSYCHGAIEIFLNKKDKDGNIMPTPVKEPTGFAKFVKDNYKKFKRDDLKHADVMKLLSSEFASLKVASN; encoded by the exons atgGATCCTATACCCAGCTATGATCTATTACAAGCTATAGATCCTACTAAAATTAAAGTACCAATAAGTGATC GTTTTGCTAAATTAACTTTGTCTtccaataaaaagaaacaacaacaaaatgatgccgaaaaacaaaaggaaatacAACGGCAAAGAGACAGTGTTAGCAGAgatatttcaaaacaatttgtggaagaaaataaagaaaaccaaGAGAAATCTCAGCAAAATCCTTTATTACGTAGTGAGTCATCTAAAGACACAGGAGAGTGCAATAACTCTGTTACTGAAGATGAGGGAGAGGAGTTAACCATGGATCCTTTGCAAGTGTCACAGGATTATGATAATCCCACACAAGTGGCACATGAGGTGGACTTGCTATCACAGCAAATTGCTTCTTTAGAGGTGCAATCTAGACCTATTTCATTATCATCCGGCTCTACTTGTGATTTAAGTGAACATTCTCAGTTAGTGTCTACGGAAAGTCAACGTTCCAGTTCTAGTGGagcaaataatatacatattattcaACATATCCCCATAAATGTGAAGGAAGCCTTAGAAGAAACCATAGCACTCAATTTAAACTCTTCCTCTAATAGTAAATTGGAAAAAACTTATGAAATGACTGACGATGATGAAGTTGACGAAGATGAAGCCATTACAATATCTGATACTTCTGAAAGCCATCATGAGCAGCAAGAACAGGATGTAATGACCACTTCTAGTTTGCCCTCCAATTCTGTAACATCTGATTTAATACTACCTAGCTTGACAGATGATAAGGCTGAACGTGTGGCTGCTTTTCTAAGAGATGTTTCTTTGGAACGTCATGCTATGGTGGAACAAGGAAATTTAGTACTAAATGATACGGTAGATCAGATTTTGGACAATAGAGAAATTGACAAAATACAAGAAACTTTAGCCAAATCAAGGCAAATTGCCACAGCTGATACAGAATCTATGACGCCAGATGGTGAAGAGGAATTTACATCAAAATCTCAgcaagaaagagaaaaaagacTTAACGCTTTAGAAGATTCGATAGGAAAGGCATCAAGCAATCAAGATAATTTAGACATTTTAACAGAATCAGACGAAGAAACTTCACCCAAGCAACTGAGTTGTGACAAAAATATACGACGATTGGCCCATGATGAAACCCAGGACAATACAGTAATGTCAGAGGTAGAGAAGGTAACAGATGTGGAAAAAACTCCTAAAGTTGTTATTAATCATAAGACTCATTTCACTTCGAGGAGTGCCAAAACAAGAGAGAATAATAATGTGTTTAGAATGGCCAATGATGAAACACAATGTAATACGGAATTTTCACTAAATGAGGAGGATAATCAGACTCCTAAAGCtcacaacaataataaagatAACCCCCATAGACTGGCTAATTTGGAGACTGAAGATATTACAATTCCATGTTTAACTGAACAATATTTGACTGATGACTATAATAAAGATAATTCACGTAGATTGGCCAATTTGGAAACAGAAGAAGAACAACAACCTATGAGTGAACAGAAAACTAAAGAAACTGATGATGCTCGTCGCCTAGTTAATGATGATACAATAGCAAATTCTATAATGACTGGGGATCTGGGCCAACAATCTTTAGTTTATAATTATACACAAGATTATAAAACCCCTGAAAAAAGAGGAGATATGAGAAATAATTCCTCCATATCCATACATTCTACACCACACAGCTCTGCTGATTCGGGTCATAAACAAGATTCATTTGCCTCCATTATAAATTCTTCAGCTGAAGTTAATGCTACAGCACCAGAACTTTCTATAACCATTTCGGAAACGGATGATGAAGAAAGTTTTGAACAAAAGTCACATTCAGCTGCTGCAGCTGCCCCTTCTCCTAAAAGTGAAAACTCcgataataaaaaactttccaATAGTTTTCACCGCGAGGAATCAAGTGATGAATCAGAGGAAGATGATGATCAAATGTCTCAAATACAAATGTCTATGGCAAACATTAATATATCGGCTAAAATCAGCATTAAAATTCATATACCTTCCACTGAAACTAGTGAAGATGATGAGGGAAGTGAGAGAAAAAGTCTACAatcaaatgaacaacaacaaagtgaacATGCTAATAATTCACAAGAAGTTCCGGAAGAAGCTAAGGACCAAAGTGTAGAATCCGAAAATGATAATGAACACAGTATTGAAACTATTGATCAGAGTAAAGAAACAGATGAGCCCGAAATTcattgcaaacaaaaacaatttaaacccACAAATCCTCAAGAGGAAGAGGAAATTATTGAATCACCTAATAAATCCTCTGACTCGGTGGAAATTGTTGAAGATGAAAAGTTTCTAACTGAGGCTGAGAAACTTCTTACACAATTATATGGCAAATCATGGCAGACACCCGATGTTATACGCACTCTTAAGCGCAGCAGTCAAAGTGGTGATAAAAACTCAAATAACTCTAAAACTTCAAATTCATCGCGTAAGAAGAATGATGTTAAAAGTTCTAAAGAAAAGAACTCTAATCATAAAGCTGCCGTGGAAGAGAGTATTTTGGATGATTTCTCTATAT ttcGTCGAAATATTGTCAAAACAAATCTGGATTCGACAAGACTTGCAACACCCAAATCATCGGCTTTAACAAAAGAAGTTTCTACCGAACCGCGTAACAGTAAAAAACctttaatacaaaaagaaacaacaaagcCTATGCCACAAACCGAACGTAGAGTATTTCGTCCCCCAGTGGCTAAAGTTGTTATCAATAAGGGTCGTGTGGACAATGGCAGATGGCGGCAATTAATCGATGATGATTCCAATTCAGAAGGTGACAATGCTTCGGACGATGATGATGCCGATGAATCGTGGAGTAAAAATGCTTCTGAAATTGAGCTGGATAATTCAGATTCTGATTGTGAAAATTCTCCCAGACCTAGAGGccgcaacaataaaaaaacaaatacctcGAAAGGACGCAGTAATAAATCGAATATTTTGacgaaaaaacttaataaatcgAAAGAGGGTGAAATAGTTTATTTGGATTTGTCCAAGGAAGAGGTAGAAGTACAAGATGAGGTGCCAGAAAGTCCGCCAGCAAATCATGATGTTACTTTTGCCACACGCTTACAGGATATTTTGAAAACCTGTCGACATGAAGACAAAGCCAAATTACCTTCTTCTActaagaaaactaaaagaaaactatttacaCCCAATTTTGGAGATGATGAATTTGAGGCGGCTACTGCAGCTTTGCCTAAGGAGGATGAAAAGGAAAAGATTAAAGAAACTGCAACTAAAACAATTAATCGTAACAATAATGAAGTAGAAGAAGTTTTAGAGGATAATGGCAATTGTCCGTTTGATAGTCAGGGAAGACCTAAGGTATtagatttgtttaataaacaattggAATCGGTTAAAACGGGTAAACCCATTTTTCAACTAACACCCTCACCGAAAAAGAAAACCACTTCTggttcaacaacaaaaaccgaTAAGAATACAAAAACTAGTGCTAGTGTTACACCTAAATCTAAATCAAACACAGAAACGGCAACATTTAAAACTCCCTTAACTGTTAAATCTAAAGCTCCCGCCAAGGCTTTACATGAACTCTGTCAAACTCCAGAttataaatacagttttttgaaatctttagatg TCACCGTTAGTAAAACCTTATGTCATCCGGATGCCTTGTACTATCGCGATAATTATCGCaataaaaaagaagatttaTCTAGAATTCTATATGACATGTACAAtgagaaattatttaagaatCAACTTAATGTGCCCATAACCTGgaataaaaaactttcaaatactGCAGGCAGATGTTTGAATAAAAAGAa aaTGGGTATTAGATCTAGTGTTATTGAACTAAGTGATAAAGTTTTGACCAGTGCTGATCGTTTGCGTTGTACTCTAATACATGAGCTGTGTCATGCTGCCACTTGGATATTTAATGGTGAAGGTGGTCATGGCAGCACCTGGAAAGAATGGGCACGTAGAGCTAATGCTACTTTTCCAGAAATACCCAAAATTGGCGTTTGTCATCAATATGATATAGAgtataaatatacttataaatGTACTCTGTGTGCAGCCAA atcCCATGCTCATTCGAAAtctaaaaaagtggaaaatatacGCTGCTCTTATTGTCATGGTGCCATAGAgattttccttaataaaaaagataaagatGGCAATATTATGCCGACACCCGTTAAGGAACCCACCGGATTTGCCAAATTTGTTAAGGataattataagaaatttaaacgTGATGATCTTAAACATGCTGATGTTATGAAATTATTGAGTAGTGAATTTGCTTCCCTTAAAGTGGCCAGCAATTaa